TATGGCTTTCTTGGCGAGTTCGAGCTCCCGTGCAGCGATTGTTGGGTCTGTCACGCCTTTGACACCGTCCTCTTCGCGCCCGTTGACGATGTACCAGCGATGGTTCCAAGCGCTGTTGTTGCGGATGTCCTTAGCCATCATACGCTCCGTGAAGTCTAGCTCTCCGCTCTCCCACAGCCCAAAGCGCTTCACCAGCCATTGTCGATAGCTCCAGACGTGGTAGTTCTTCGCATCGAGATCGAACATGCTCTCCACGAACTCGGCCTCGCCCTCCACCTGTCCCAGGCGATCGACGATCAAGTTGCGGTGGTGCCAGATCTGATAGTTCTTTTGGTGTTGCAGGGCCGTCTCGCTCAGCCATTGGAGCTCAATGTTGAGGTCTTTGTCGAGGGCGAAGAGTGTCTGCGCGCGGTAGAGCCAGACGGTGTAGTGAGCGGGGTTCATGTCGATGAGGTCCTCGGTGAGGGCCAGCACGCGCTCGGAGTACTCGTTCGCAGCCATGACGGCGCGCAGGTAGGACATGGTTTCGCCATACTCGTCGCTGTATGCAATGGCCGCGAGCGGGTTGGGACCGCCCTCGTCGGTGGGCAGCGGGGCGATGTCTGCCCATTGCGGGTCGTCTGCGTACTTGCCCATGACGGCCGCTATGCCTAACGTCTATATCGAATAGCTGCAATAGCGACTAGCGATGGCGGTGGCGGTAGTCGTGTGAAAGCAGGTTTCGGGCACTGAGTTCGGTGGTTGCGACGGGGGATCCATGTGCAGGCAGGTGGTGTTTGGCCTTGGTGACGATGTGGGGCGTGGGGCGTGGGGCGCGGGGCGTCTGGCTTTGTTTGACTTTCGGCGACGACAAACGACGGGAGTTGCAACGACAGCTGCAGGAACAATAGCAAGGATCCGTTAAGACCGCAATGGGCAAACGCGAGTCAGCTTGCCGACATTCCAGCCGTCCGCATGATCATCCGTCTCACCACTGCTTGCACACACCACGTTGAAACTGCTGATCGCGCGATAGACTTCACCTGCATGTCGGCACTGCTCCGTAGCACTCATCGACGTGAGGCATCACTGCACGATGACATACCAACCACCACACCCATTGACCACCCATCGCCTTAGTACTGGCTGGATAAGGTAACGGCTACATTCATGTCTGCCCGATGATATGTGCTGGGCAGGCCTAGAAGAACCGATCCGAGGGAGGTAAGCAACATTCGTCAACGCCGCCAGAGCCTTGCTCTCTATATACATCGTTGGCGCCATCGCTCCGCCCGTTGCAGACGATCTACTCTTCCACATGATCCAGCCGGAGCTTCCAGAACCTCCTAACACTCCAGCCTCGCCAGCATTTTCTTTTGCATATACCGTTCTCCATTCTCTGGGATCTGAATTCGCATCTCTGTTCTCAGCCAAGAAGGTCAAGATGATCGAAGAAGACGTGCAACACTTTTTCGGCGTGTACCAAAAGCTCTCTCAGCAGGCTCTGGAGGGCAAGGACAACCTCGACAAGTTGACGGATCTCTTCGCGCCGCAATTCATCTACTCGTCGCCGTTCGGCGTAGAGGTGAATTCTCATGTTATCCTCACGAGTGAAGATGAAGCTAACTGACTGATCAGATTGGCGACAACCGAGACAACATCACCCATCTGATCCGCTCTAAAATCCAAGAAATGCGCGGCAAAGGCCAGAAGCAGATCGAGATCGATAGCATGGAAGTCATCATCGTCGACGAGGTACACGCCATGCCCAAGGTGACATGGGAAGCCACATACGACTTGAACGGCCGGACCGTGAAAGTCAAGTATGTCATCGGCTACATGTTGAAGTATCTCGACGGTGTCATTAGGCTGTATGGATGGATGGCGACGGGCGATCAAGACGATGCGCTAAGAAAGGTGGGGATCAAGCAACAGAACAGGATGAGTCTGTAATTGCTCGCGGTCCATTTTGGATGTTTGCGGGACTTATGTTATAGCGGCAGGGAAGCGGGCGAACAGTACACGTGATCGATGTTCGAGCAGCGGCGTTGGAAGGGAGATCGGTTGCACAGAGGGCTTATGTACCATAGATATATCCATGGTAATGCATAGGAGTTGACGGCGAAGACAAACAAAGCACAACCCACCCCTCGAGAAATGAATCGCGAACGCGACATCGTGCATCGATTCGTCCGAATGGTCTTTGGTGAAACTGTGACGCAGTGATGTGTATGGAAGCTCTGTGTCTGAATGATGATTACAGCTTCGACTGTCTTGATGAGCCTTGCTGCAACCCAAAACATATTGCAGGTATGCTTGCTCTCTGAGACCCTGCGCTTGAGTCTTGGTGACAACTGGCGACCTGCGGCTCGAGACTCGTGTTGCGTTTGCATATCGTCTTCGGCTGGTCCAGCAGACTGCGCGAGATTGGACGCTTGACAGAGCTCATTGCTTCATTCTGACCATGGCCATGCGCCAAAGAAGGTGTGTGTGGCTTGCTTTCCTGGTTGTTCGTAGGCAGATGATCATTGATCGGGCATTCCTCCAGGTATCAGCTACGTCTCATTAGCTCAAGACGCAGATCAATGCGAGGTCTTCACCTACCATGCAGACGTTGTTGCCGTTGAGTAGAATCTTCGGGAGCTTTGTTTGGACGCCGGTGTAATCACTGTCGGCTTGTTAGCAGCGGCGACGCAAGATCCCTGGGCTTGGCCATACTGCTCTGTCACGTCTTCGAGCACCATGTCTACGATCTTGTCAGCTTTTCTTCAGGTAAACAGGAGCGCATTCACGCCGACTTACTGACGAAGTCATCAAAGCCGAGCAGAGTGCCGCTGAATTCTGCCATGATCATCAGTACTCGCAAGCGTGAACTTCGAAGCGCACGCCACCGACCTTTGTCGCCCTTCATGATGACCCATATGGGCGAGCCGACGCATCTGTCGATGAGCTCCAGCGGGAGCAGTTGTGAAGTCATGTCGTTGTGGTCGGGATGTCTGTGTCTGGTGGATACATGTACAGAAGCATCGCGTCGGATGTCAAGCAACCTGGAATTCCGAGGCCATGTGAGAGCGCGACCATTGCGCGTTGCCGCCCGCCGTAAAGTCTATGCCTCCCGAAACAATGTTCCCGTCTTCTTTCTTTCTCTCGTGCAAGCAACGTCGATGTCTGGTGGCAATGGCTTGCTGGGCATGTCCTTCTCCGCGCCCATCTTCGCCGATGCTGCTCACAGAGTCCGGCCAGGCAGTGTGGCATTGGCCTGCGAGGGCGCTTCCGCAGCCTCACCACGCCTGCCATCTACTCGGCCCATCGATCAACGCTGGGACCGATCTCGAGGCATCATCTCCAGCAACGCGAGGCGCACGATAGCACGCGATCACACCTGGTCGCCAACGCATGGCATCATATTCGGCAACATCCCAGCCTCGACCAGATACTATGCCACTAACCCGGTCTTCGCCAAGAAGAAGCCACTCGCTACAGACTCGGCTGCTACTACCTCAACGGGTACTACCGCATCGGATCATGCGACCAAGGCTGGATGGGCCGGCGACAATGTTCATAGAGCTCCGAGTATGAGTATGAACCAAGTAGAGGCCACTCAGCTGCGAAGCAAGAACAGTCAGTTGGAGTCTGACATCAAGAGTCGAGACAACGAAATCATCCAACTGAAGAAGCACGGCGACACCCAGCAGGACAAGATCAAGCAGATGCAGTCAGACTTTGAGGACAAGATCAAGCGGATGCAGTCAGACTTTGAGTTACAGAAACGCACGCTGGAGGAGAAGCGTCAAGCAGAGACGTCGAAGCTGGAGAAGAGGCGTCAAGCAGAGACGTCAAAGCTCCGGGCAGAGCTCTATGCACAAACGAAGTTCCTTGCTGATGCGGAGCCCTCGGCGCAAAATATAGAGAATCAGCGCGCAATCGCTCGCGACGAAACCCGCCGGCAAGTTGAAGCTGTGATGCGCTGGCAGCACGAAATCCAAATCAAAGAGCTCAAAGAGTCGTATGCACAGCAGATCGCGACCGCCGTAGAGAACTCCCAAGTCCTTACAGAAGCGAGGAATCAGAATGCGCTGCTTGCCGCCCAGCACGAACAGGAACGAGTGCGACACCGTGAAGCAATGGAAAAGGTCCAGGCCGAAGTGAAAAGCGCAACCAAGGAAATTGCAGAGCATAAACACTTGAGCAGCTATTTCCAGCGACAGTATAGCGCCCGGCAGAGTCGAGCAAAGACCGACCGAGACAGCTACATCACCTACCGCAACATCTTCGACGATGTGCACGACGCTGCGCACGATACGATGACCAAGCTCTTGTTTCTTGCGCGTCTGCTTCAATCTGAAGCGCGACTCTGGCGTAGATCGGCGAGCACTTTCCAAAACACAAAGCACTTGCATCTGTTCCGCCAGACTTCCAAGCACAACGTCATCAGGAAGTCTATCAACAATTTTCTTGAAGAACGATCAGCGCATGCTGAACTTGGGGCTGGGAACATCATTCAACTTGCGACGCAGCTTCGCGCCGATGCACAAGCTTTCAAAGGTCCTGCTCATATGTCCAGAAAGCTCACGAGGTTGCTCCACTATGACGAGGAGCACACAGCTTTTGATCTTGTGGACGCTGCGTTTCACATTGCCACGGTGCTCCCGTTCCGCCAGCGACGTAAAGAGTGCGATGGCAGAATCTCTCAGATCCAAGCTGAAGTGTCAAACTCTGAGCAGAGCGGACAAACGGTGGACCCAGCTCTACGGCAAGAGTTGGTCGTGTTACGTGACAGACGTGCTGCAACGATCAGACTCTTGAGCTTATTTGAACTCATTCGAAGGATGAAAGCCTATGAAGCACTCTTGCATGACACTCCTGTGGAGAAGGCCGTCTTCCTGCGAACAGCAGACGCATTTGAGGAGTTCAGCCAGGTGCAAGATATGTACTTGGGCCTCTTCGAGAGGTTACAAGCATCATCGAACGAGAGTCGTATCGATCAAAAAGATCGTATGGACCTCCGTCGCAAGTTCAGATATGAAGAGACGAAGGCTAATACAGCTCTCGACGAGCTCCGAGTCCAAGCCCGCAACAGGTGCGTTCTCGAACAAGAGTTGGATCAGCTCACAGACACGGAGCAAGCCGAGGCGGATCGCGAAATAAAGAGGCGCATTGAACGGCTTGTGGGGCAACAGAACGACCTTATCGACCAACTTTTGCCAAGCATGAGGTCCATTGGTCGCCAAACCCGCGCATCGTTGATGCGAGCATCGAGCATGGACGACAGGAAGGCCAAGCTCCCGGGAGGTGTGTCGGCTGCAAAGTCAACAAGGCTTATCCCACTCACTAAACTCGAGACCGCCCTGAGAACGCCGCTGAAGAGGAGAACGCCAGAGCAGGCTCTGATGATCGCTGAAAAGACGCTCGGAACGAAGCAGCGGTCGTTCATGCGTGAGATTAGCCGCGAAGCACTGGAAAGCGTTGCGGATGACCAGGCCCAGGACCTGCACGGCTTGTCTCGGCGAATCGCGCGTCTGAAGCCACGAGTGCATGCAGACAACAGGAGGTCACTTAAGCTGTGGAAAGAACTCGAGGAACGGTATCGACAAAGAAGAAAGGCCGTAGCCTCGTTGCTTAATCGTGAGCCAGGGTCGGTCGAGGTCTTCGACGCCACTATTACAGCTATAGCGTCCAACATCGCTACACTGAAAATAGAGCTCAAAGCAGGGGTGATTGCAGCTGGTGCGCCCGGCAGTGAAGGTTCCAGCAACGGAGGTTCCAACAATGGAGGTTCCAGCAATGGAGGTTCCAGCAATGGAGATTCTAGCAATGGGGTTTCTGACGTCAAACGCAGCGAGTCGGACGGTACGCCCGCTGCCAATGCAATTGCAGTCGAGCCTGAAGTCAGAATTGAGAGTGTCAAACCGCCTGCAAGCCATGCGGAAGGCGATAGCGGCAGTGCACAAGGACCAACAGCTTCCCCTGCTGCACCGGGCAGCACAAACACCAACCGTACCTGGACAATTGCACCAGCGAAGAAGTCTCGCCGTGAGCGGTTCCCCGTGCGAAAGCAAACGACTGACAATACTTCCATGGACGGTCTCATCGCGAAGCTCGGAGCCAAGGCCGCAAACGTTTCAGGTGGCGCTAGCGCAGACGCCTTGAGTGGCGGACTCAAGCTGAAGCCCACCGCACCAAAGCGTTCACAACATTCACTGTTCGCGTCGCCTTCATTTAGCGTGCGCGCTGTCCATAAGAGTACGGCTTTTTCGCGAAGGACATTCACTGCCGCTGCCTCGGATGCTGACTCATTGTCCCACCTCCAAGAAGCAGATCTCGATGCTCTTGATGAAGCCTTCTCGACGATGCCTTCTCTTCCAACCGATCCGACGACACCTCACGAAGAAATGATCAGGTCTACCCACGAATCTGCACCTGTCGCTCGCAGTCAAGGTGCGATGCCGCCAACTGCTCAGTCAACACCTGCTCCAGGCGACACACTGGAAGACGAGGCCTCTGGATACTCGCCGGGTATCGCACCGTCTGTTGAGTCCCCAGGATCGGTCGCGCCTGATTCATCGCCAGCGGAGAGCAATGACGTGGATGTTGAGCTTACCTACAATATCCCGGCCCAGGACTTTCGCGCGGCTATAATGGCATCTCCGAACTCGAGCGCTGCGTTCTGGTCGCATCGACTTTACAGAGGCACAGATGGCAAGCAACCGGCAGTGATGTACTGTAAAAGCTTCGAGGTGGCCGAGCGACAAGCCAGGTTGTTTACGAATGAGAACGTACTCGGATTTGACCTGGAATGGGAACCGCAGACGTCTATCAAGACTGGTCACATTAAGAGGAACGTGTCACTCATCCAGATCGCCGCCGAGGACAAGATTGCATTGTTCCAGATCGCGCTGTTCAAAGGTGACACGGCGGAAGAGCTTATGCCACCCACGCTAAAAGCCATCCTGGAGTCTGCAGATGTGGTCAAGGCTGGAGTCAATGTTGTGGGTGATGCGCGCCGCGTGCGCGAGCTGCTCAACATCGACATGAAGGGCGTTTTCGAGCTCAGCCACATGTATAGGGTGGTCAAGTACTCTGAGCAAGAGCGGAAGAACGTTAGCTTCAAACTCGTGTCTTTGGCCAGCCAGGTTCAGGATATCCTCATGCTGCCATTGAAAAAGGACGACAATCGAGTCAGTGCGTGGTCGCGGGAGCTGAATACACAGCAGACTGATTATGCGGCGTCTGATGCCTATGCCGGATTTCGATTATATCACAAGCTTGATGAGATGCGCAAGTCCATGGACCCAATGCCGCCGAGGCCTGGATTTCTGGAGCAGGAATTGCCGCTCACACTAGGTGACGGCACGGAGGTCTACAAGTCGTCATGGAAAGCATCTGGACGCAAGACGGCGGCCACAAGCAAGGGTGTTGATGTGGAGGAGGAAGAAGACGAGTTCTTCGACGCCATTGAGGAACAGAATGCCAATGATCTCACCGCGAAGATGGAGTCACTTGATATTGCTGGAGACGATGGCGCGACTACATCGACTGTCACATATCCAACACTGCCACAGCTTGATACAGAACAGCCTGCTGAGGACGCCAATGCGAGTCCTGCCGCTGAAGCGCCCCAGGACGAGGGACCCCAG
This genomic window from Fulvia fulva chromosome 4, complete sequence contains:
- a CDS encoding Farnesyltransferase/geranylgeranyltransferase type-1 subunit alpha → MGKYADDPQWADIAPLPTDEGGPNPLAAIAYSDEYGETMSYLRAVMAANEYSERVLALTEDLIDMNPAHYTVWLYRAQTLFALDKDLNIELQWLSETALQHQKNYQIWHHRNLIVDRLGQVEGEAEFVESMFDLDAKNYHVWSYRQWLVKRFGLWESGELDFTERMMAKDIRNNSAWNHRWYIVNGREEDGVKGVTDPTIAARELELAKKAIAKAPQNQSPWSYLRGIIKKTGQSLKEWIGFAEQYADVSQPAGIRSSHALHLLADALAEEEATKQQASDALDLLSKTYDPIRKNYWEYRKGLLGLPATSAAAVA
- a CDS encoding U6 snRNA-associated Sm-like protein LSm5, with the translated sequence MTSQLLPLELIDRCVGSPIWVIMKGDKEFSGTLLGFDDFVNMVLEDVTEHDYTGVQTKLPKILLNGNNVCMLIPGGMPDQ
- a CDS encoding Werner syndrome ATP-dependent helicase, whose translation is MSGGNGLLGMSFSAPIFADAAHRVRPGSVALACEGASAASPRLPSTRPIDQRWDRSRGIISSNARRTIARDHTWSPTHGIIFGNIPASTRYYATNPVFAKKKPLATDSAATTSTGTTASDHATKAGWAGDNVHRAPSMSMNQVEATQLRSKNSQLESDIKSRDNEIIQLKKHGDTQQDKIKQMQSDFEDKIKRMQSDFELQKRTLEEKRQAETSKLEKRRQAETSKLRAELYAQTKFLADAEPSAQNIENQRAIARDETRRQVEAVMRWQHEIQIKELKESYAQQIATAVENSQVLTEARNQNALLAAQHEQERVRHREAMEKVQAEVKSATKEIAEHKHLSSYFQRQYSARQSRAKTDRDSYITYRNIFDDVHDAAHDTMTKLLFLARLLQSEARLWRRSASTFQNTKHLHLFRQTSKHNVIRKSINNFLEERSAHAELGAGNIIQLATQLRADAQAFKGPAHMSRKLTRLLHYDEEHTAFDLVDAAFHIATVLPFRQRRKECDGRISQIQAEVSNSEQSGQTVDPALRQELVVLRDRRAATIRLLSLFELIRRMKAYEALLHDTPVEKAVFLRTADAFEEFSQVQDMYLGLFERLQASSNESRIDQKDRMDLRRKFRYEETKANTALDELRVQARNRCVLEQELDQLTDTEQAEADREIKRRIERLVGQQNDLIDQLLPSMRSIGRQTRASLMRASSMDDRKAKLPGGVSAAKSTRLIPLTKLETALRTPLKRRTPEQALMIAEKTLGTKQRSFMREISREALESVADDQAQDLHGLSRRIARLKPRVHADNRRSLKLWKELEERYRQRRKAVASLLNREPGSVEVFDATITAIASNIATLKIELKAGVIAAGAPGSEGSSNGGSNNGGSSNGGSSNGDSSNGVSDVKRSESDGTPAANAIAVEPEVRIESVKPPASHAEGDSGSAQGPTASPAAPGSTNTNRTWTIAPAKKSRRERFPVRKQTTDNTSMDGLIAKLGAKAANVSGGASADALSGGLKLKPTAPKRSQHSLFASPSFSVRAVHKSTAFSRRTFTAAASDADSLSHLQEADLDALDEAFSTMPSLPTDPTTPHEEMIRSTHESAPVARSQGAMPPTAQSTPAPGDTLEDEASGYSPGIAPSVESPGSVAPDSSPAESNDVDVELTYNIPAQDFRAAIMASPNSSAAFWSHRLYRGTDGKQPAVMYCKSFEVAERQARLFTNENVLGFDLEWEPQTSIKTGHIKRNVSLIQIAAEDKIALFQIALFKGDTAEELMPPTLKAILESADVVKAGVNVVGDARRVRELLNIDMKGVFELSHMYRVVKYSEQERKNVSFKLVSLASQVQDILMLPLKKDDNRVSAWSRELNTQQTDYAASDAYAGFRLYHKLDEMRKSMDPMPPRPGFLEQELPLTLGDGTEVYKSSWKASGRKTAATSKGVDVEEEEDEFFDAIEEQNANDLTAKMESLDIAGDDGATTSTVTYPTLPQLDTEQPAEDANASPAAEAPQDEGPQPRAEATRQSARPDTTELKAADAWVTDWRFSLPPDWTVSARSFELRAYHLWHHQGFALKEVAAICREPPLALTTVASYVMQALKEENLPYDPERVRDPRDILPTSVHRRYQKIFDRIPK